In a genomic window of Streptomyces roseoviridis:
- a CDS encoding serine hydrolase domain-containing protein, which yields MLRSPHRRLAVGAALLAALAGGLLPAAPATAASAAPAAAAGSDTVPAPDMDGVVAALNAALAEGAPGAMARYTGPDGVRSRTVGVRDLSTGAPMDIRARFRIGSVSKTFSAVVLLQLVEEGRLRLDDPVNRLLPGLLPDDRVTVRHLLTHRSGLADYTNAMFEHTVPGFEAVRNRVFSYQELVDLSLAEPRTTEPGVSYAYSNTNFVVVGMLIEKLTGRPVADAYERRIIKPLKLRGTSYVHPDTRIKGLHVRGHLHPDEAGAPLVDSTEQTVSWAQSAGAVLSTPADLNTFMSALMRGRLLSPAMLDAMTTVTPTDATGTRSYGLGLRRYELSCGERVFGHTGTVQGYYTYAFATRDGRRSLSALANTSNHGAANTALGRTLEAAFCGTGPAAKPSARSLAPERAPEGALEGARDGALDRPAERDLPERH from the coding sequence GTGCTCCGTTCGCCGCACCGACGCCTGGCCGTGGGCGCCGCCCTGCTCGCCGCGCTCGCCGGAGGTCTCCTCCCGGCCGCTCCCGCCACCGCCGCGTCCGCCGCCCCCGCCGCCGCGGCGGGTTCCGACACCGTGCCCGCACCCGACATGGACGGCGTGGTCGCCGCGCTGAACGCCGCTCTGGCGGAGGGCGCGCCCGGCGCGATGGCCCGGTACACCGGCCCGGACGGCGTCCGCAGCCGGACGGTCGGGGTCCGGGACCTGTCGACGGGCGCGCCCATGGACATCCGCGCCCGCTTCCGGATCGGCAGCGTCAGCAAGACGTTCTCGGCCGTCGTGCTGCTCCAGTTGGTGGAGGAGGGCCGGCTGCGGCTGGACGACCCGGTGAACCGTCTGCTGCCGGGTCTCCTGCCCGACGACCGGGTGACGGTCCGTCACCTCCTGACGCACCGCAGCGGTCTCGCGGACTACACGAACGCGATGTTCGAGCACACGGTCCCGGGCTTCGAGGCCGTACGGAACCGGGTGTTCTCCTACCAGGAGCTCGTCGACCTGTCCCTCGCCGAGCCGCGCACCACCGAGCCGGGCGTCTCGTACGCGTACTCGAACACCAACTTCGTCGTGGTCGGCATGCTGATCGAGAAGCTCACGGGGCGGCCGGTGGCGGACGCGTACGAGCGCAGGATCATCAAGCCGCTGAAACTGCGCGGCACTTCGTACGTGCACCCCGACACCCGCATCAAGGGCCTGCACGTCCGGGGTCACCTGCACCCGGACGAGGCGGGCGCACCGCTCGTCGACTCCACCGAACAGACCGTGTCCTGGGCGCAGTCGGCGGGTGCCGTGCTGTCCACGCCGGCCGACCTGAACACCTTCATGAGCGCGCTGATGCGCGGCCGGCTGCTCTCCCCGGCGATGCTGGACGCCATGACGACGGTGACGCCGACGGACGCCACCGGGACCCGGTCCTACGGCCTGGGGCTGCGTCGCTACGAACTGTCGTGCGGGGAGCGGGTGTTCGGCCACACGGGGACGGTGCAGGGCTACTACACGTACGCCTTCGCGACCCGGGACGGCCGGCGCAGCCTGTCGGCACTGGCGAACACCTCGAACCACGGCGCCGCGAACACGGCGCTCGGCCGGACGCTGGAGGCCGCGTTCTGCGGCACCGGGCCGGCGGCGAAGCCGAGCGCGCGGAGCCTGGCGCCGGAGCGTGCTCCGGAGGGTGCGCTGGAAGGAGCGCGGGACGGGGCACTGGACCGCCCGGCGGAGCGTGACCTGCCCGAGCGCCACTGA
- a CDS encoding polysaccharide lyase 6 family protein: MRRRTFLTGTALGAAIATVPSFVTASAATTVTVGSLAELQRAIDRAVAGDRIVLANGTYTVPSGGAITVSGRHGTAAAPITIVAESRGGAVLQGERGFVFVDSSDIVVSGFALRQSTTLEIPANCPRIRLTRNDLRFADVAGLDWVVVRGDDAKIDRNRFHDKTTEGIFLVVDGPGSTAMAQRTQILRNHFADHSYTGANGGEPIRLGVSSRALSSASAVVEHNLFERCDGDPEAVSVKSSDNTVRYNTVRDSRGGIVLRHGNRTTVEGNHLLGGEDGVRLYGNDHLVVNNYFGGLTGRALVIGSGTTRDHHSGETTEQRRGNDACDRAVIAHNTLVGNARTLSGESRTHAPSDVVIADNIMVSGTGTLVDLDQTIGFIWQGNILWGAAADGTLPSAGYRRVDPRLRLDTDGVHRLAAGSPAIDAATLTEPAVTQDLDGHARTGARDVGADEYSTLAPVRRPLTPSDVGPNAA, from the coding sequence ATGCGACGACGTACGTTCCTCACCGGCACCGCGCTCGGGGCGGCCATCGCCACCGTGCCGTCCTTCGTCACGGCCTCCGCCGCGACCACGGTCACCGTCGGCTCCCTCGCCGAACTCCAGCGGGCGATCGACCGGGCGGTGGCCGGCGACCGGATCGTCCTCGCCAACGGCACGTACACCGTGCCCTCCGGAGGCGCCATCACCGTCTCCGGCCGCCACGGCACCGCCGCCGCGCCCATCACGATCGTCGCCGAGTCCCGCGGCGGCGCGGTGCTCCAGGGCGAACGCGGCTTCGTGTTCGTCGACTCCAGCGACATCGTCGTCAGCGGTTTCGCGCTCCGGCAGAGCACCACCCTGGAGATACCGGCGAACTGTCCGCGCATCCGCCTGACCCGCAACGACCTCCGCTTCGCCGACGTCGCCGGCCTCGACTGGGTGGTCGTGCGCGGCGACGACGCCAAGATCGACCGCAACCGTTTCCACGACAAGACCACCGAGGGCATCTTCCTCGTCGTCGACGGCCCCGGCAGCACCGCCATGGCCCAGCGGACCCAGATCCTCCGCAACCACTTCGCCGACCACTCCTACACCGGCGCCAACGGGGGCGAACCGATCCGCCTCGGCGTCAGCTCCCGCGCCCTGTCCAGCGCCTCCGCCGTCGTCGAGCACAACCTGTTCGAGCGGTGCGACGGCGACCCCGAGGCCGTCTCGGTGAAGTCCTCCGACAACACCGTCCGCTACAACACCGTCCGCGACAGCCGCGGCGGCATCGTGCTGCGCCACGGCAACCGCACCACCGTCGAGGGCAACCACCTCCTCGGCGGCGAGGACGGCGTCCGCCTCTACGGAAACGACCACCTGGTGGTCAACAACTACTTCGGCGGCCTCACCGGCCGCGCCCTGGTGATCGGCAGCGGCACCACCCGCGACCACCACTCCGGCGAGACCACCGAGCAGCGGCGCGGCAACGACGCCTGCGACCGTGCGGTGATCGCCCACAACACCCTCGTCGGCAACGCCCGCACGCTCTCCGGCGAGAGCCGTACCCACGCCCCCAGCGACGTGGTGATCGCCGACAACATCATGGTCTCCGGCACCGGGACCCTGGTCGACCTCGACCAGACCATCGGCTTCATCTGGCAGGGCAACATCCTGTGGGGCGCCGCCGCCGACGGCACCCTCCCGTCCGCCGGCTACCGCCGGGTCGACCCGCGGCTGCGCCTGGACACCGACGGGGTGCACCGGCTGGCGGCCGGCAGCCCGGCCATCGACGCGGCGACGCTGACCGAGCCCGCCGTCACCCAGGACCTCGACGGACACGCCCGTACCGGCGCCCGTGACGTCGGCGCCGACGAGTACTCCACCCTCGCCCCGGTCCGCCGCCCCCTCACGCCGTCCGACGTGGGCCCGAACGCGGCCTGA
- a CDS encoding MarR family winged helix-turn-helix transcriptional regulator, with protein sequence MDDPAVWERVLTVHARVERELAAALQRRHGIGLSEYRALENLAASPDDELRMQELADRIGLNQSSVTRLVDRLKGAGYAFKDLCPSDRRGVYAVITAEGRGRYEDARGTYADVLSGTLDALGAEPELAATVAALRAGRGAGAR encoded by the coding sequence ATGGACGACCCCGCCGTCTGGGAGCGCGTGCTCACCGTGCACGCACGGGTGGAGCGCGAGCTCGCCGCCGCCCTGCAGCGCCGCCACGGCATCGGCCTCTCGGAGTACCGGGCCCTGGAGAACCTCGCCGCCTCGCCCGACGACGAGCTGCGCATGCAGGAGCTCGCGGACCGGATCGGCCTCAACCAGTCCTCGGTCACCCGCCTGGTCGACCGGCTCAAGGGCGCCGGTTACGCCTTCAAGGACCTCTGCCCCTCCGACCGGCGCGGTGTCTACGCCGTGATCACCGCCGAGGGCCGCGGCCGCTACGAGGACGCCCGCGGCACGTACGCCGACGTCCTCTCCGGCACCCTCGACGCCCTCGGCGCCGAGCCCGAACTCGCCGCCACCGTCGCCGCACTGCGCGCCGGCCGCGGCGCCGGAGCGCGTTAG
- a CDS encoding multidrug efflux SMR transporter, translating into MSTEVAAAGVPSEQGRGQGQVRGRGRGQGQGQGRRDNQNVGWAWLLFSSLFEITFALSTEATHAFTRLGPSLLTTAAAAAGIYTLSRALRYVDVGVGYTVWAGIGGVGTVVFGTLLYDEPMTVWKVVAFVLIIGGGTALRITDKAAAAKAARSAGDRAAV; encoded by the coding sequence ATGTCCACCGAGGTCGCAGCAGCAGGAGTCCCTTCGGAGCAGGGCCGGGGTCAGGGCCAGGTCCGGGGCCGGGGCCGGGGCCAGGGCCAGGGCCAGGGCCGGAGGGACAACCAGAACGTCGGCTGGGCGTGGCTGCTCTTCTCCTCCCTGTTCGAGATCACCTTCGCGCTCTCCACCGAGGCCACCCACGCCTTCACCCGCCTCGGCCCGTCCCTGCTGACCACCGCCGCGGCCGCCGCCGGCATCTACACGCTCTCCCGCGCCCTGCGGTACGTGGACGTGGGCGTCGGCTACACGGTCTGGGCGGGCATCGGCGGCGTCGGCACCGTCGTCTTCGGCACGCTCCTGTACGACGAGCCCATGACGGTCTGGAAGGTCGTCGCCTTCGTCCTGATCATCGGCGGCGGCACGGCGCTGCGGATCACCGACAAGGCCGCCGCGGCGAAGGCCGCGCGGAGCGCCGGGGACCGAGCAGCGGTCTGA
- a CDS encoding multidrug efflux SMR transporter yields the protein MTWVFLGIAIVFEIVFALGTNATQGFTRLWPSVLTLLAAAGGIYTLSLALLDLDVSVGYTLWTGIGGVGTVAFGAILFKEKITLARLLSFASIIGGAVILRVTSV from the coding sequence ATGACCTGGGTGTTCCTCGGCATCGCCATCGTCTTCGAGATCGTCTTCGCCCTCGGCACCAACGCCACTCAGGGCTTCACCCGCCTGTGGCCCAGCGTGCTGACCCTGCTCGCCGCCGCCGGCGGCATCTACACCCTGTCCCTGGCCCTGCTCGACCTCGACGTCTCGGTCGGCTACACCCTGTGGACGGGCATCGGCGGGGTCGGCACCGTCGCCTTCGGCGCGATCCTCTTCAAGGAGAAGATCACCCTCGCCCGCCTGCTCTCCTTCGCGTCGATCATCGGCGGCGCGGTCATCCTGCGGGTGACCTCCGTCTGA
- a CDS encoding helix-turn-helix domain-containing protein, which yields MPPRRRLSPADRRAHLLAVGAELFAAAPYENVLMEDVAERAGVSRALLYRHFPSKHALFAAVYKEAADRLLAATRLDPEATFVEQLAQGLDAHLDYFVANRHAVLAANRVLAGDPVIQTIMTDELDALRARLLGVLPLADDRTREAVSAALKAWLVFVQVLCVDWLTHENCERAELRDACIGAAVGALRPLLPVDPAPDWPDEDRRSGFERGG from the coding sequence GTGCCGCCCCGCCGACGTCTGTCCCCCGCCGACCGCCGCGCCCACCTGCTCGCCGTCGGCGCCGAGCTCTTCGCCGCAGCGCCGTACGAGAACGTGCTGATGGAGGACGTCGCCGAACGGGCGGGCGTGTCCCGCGCCCTGCTCTACCGGCACTTCCCGAGCAAGCACGCCCTCTTCGCGGCGGTTTACAAGGAGGCGGCCGACCGGCTGCTCGCCGCCACCCGCCTCGATCCCGAGGCGACCTTCGTCGAACAGCTCGCACAGGGCCTCGACGCCCATCTCGACTACTTCGTCGCGAACCGCCACGCCGTCCTGGCCGCGAACCGGGTGCTGGCGGGAGACCCCGTCATTCAGACGATCATGACCGACGAACTCGACGCCCTGCGCGCCCGGTTGCTCGGCGTGCTGCCGCTCGCCGACGACCGCACCCGCGAGGCCGTTTCCGCGGCGCTGAAGGCATGGCTGGTCTTCGTCCAGGTGCTGTGCGTGGACTGGCTCACCCACGAGAACTGCGAGCGCGCGGAGCTGCGCGACGCCTGCATCGGCGCCGCGGTCGGCGCCCTCCGCCCCCTCCTCCCCGTGGACCCGGCCCCCGACTGGCCCGACGAGGACCGCAGGAGCGGATTCGAGCGCGGCGGGTGA
- a CDS encoding DUF4345 domain-containing protein, with product MDKTLRVFAWTMGLACVAIGLLHVLGGNAAIPGEADAGPTVDSLGRFLGAIFAGYGLVWLWAVRQSPVPARVVRWLAAVFLLGGLGRLLSVAVHGWPHWFQIVLTAMELAFPPLWFWLADADERAFRDRSLPPATP from the coding sequence ATGGACAAGACGCTCCGGGTGTTCGCGTGGACGATGGGCCTCGCGTGCGTGGCGATCGGGCTGCTCCACGTGCTCGGCGGCAACGCCGCCATCCCCGGCGAGGCCGACGCGGGCCCGACCGTCGACAGCCTGGGCCGCTTCCTCGGCGCGATCTTCGCCGGCTACGGCCTGGTCTGGCTGTGGGCCGTGCGCCAGAGCCCCGTCCCCGCGCGCGTGGTGCGCTGGCTCGCCGCGGTCTTCCTGCTCGGCGGCCTGGGACGCCTGCTCTCCGTGGCCGTACACGGCTGGCCGCACTGGTTCCAGATCGTACTGACAGCGATGGAACTGGCCTTCCCGCCGCTCTGGTTCTGGCTCGCGGACGCCGACGAACGCGCCTTCCGCGACCGCTCCCTCCCGCCCGCCACCCCCTAG
- a CDS encoding alpha/beta hydrolase: MDILLIAGLWLDGSAWDDVASELTALGHRPVALTLPGQGDGDSAATLDDQRTAVVAAVDAAPGRPLVVGHSAAAGLAWLAADARPEKVAKTVLIGGFPAADGSAYADLFPIEDGVMPFPGWGPFEGPDAADLDAEARQRLATAAVPVPEAVARGTVRLRDERRFDVPVLLVCPEFTPAQAKEWIAGGESPELARVRDLAYADLDSGHWPMTTRPRELARLLAEAAERGQEAVTPPGDR, encoded by the coding sequence GTGGACATCCTGCTCATCGCCGGACTCTGGCTCGACGGCTCCGCGTGGGACGACGTCGCCTCCGAGCTCACGGCCCTCGGCCACCGTCCCGTGGCGCTCACCCTGCCGGGGCAGGGCGACGGCGACTCCGCCGCCACCCTGGACGACCAGCGGACCGCGGTCGTCGCCGCCGTGGACGCGGCGCCCGGCAGGCCGCTGGTGGTGGGACACTCGGCCGCGGCCGGTCTGGCCTGGCTGGCCGCCGACGCCCGGCCCGAGAAGGTGGCGAAGACCGTCCTGATCGGCGGCTTCCCGGCCGCCGACGGGAGCGCCTACGCCGACCTCTTCCCGATCGAGGACGGCGTCATGCCCTTCCCGGGCTGGGGGCCCTTCGAGGGGCCGGATGCCGCCGACCTCGACGCCGAGGCCCGGCAGCGGCTGGCGACCGCCGCCGTCCCCGTCCCCGAGGCCGTCGCCAGAGGGACGGTGCGGCTTCGCGACGAGCGCCGCTTCGACGTGCCGGTGCTGCTCGTGTGCCCCGAGTTCACCCCGGCCCAGGCGAAGGAGTGGATCGCCGGCGGCGAGAGCCCCGAGCTCGCCCGCGTGCGGGACCTCGCCTACGCGGACCTCGACTCCGGCCACTGGCCGATGACCACCCGCCCCCGCGAACTCGCCCGCCTCCTGGCCGAGGCGGCGGAGCGCGGCCAGGAGGCGGTCACGCCCCCAGGCGACCGGTGA
- a CDS encoding phosphoribosylanthranilate isomerase, whose protein sequence is MFVKVCGLATTADIDVAAEAGADAIGLVISGTSVRGLDRDVAARLAAHARSHTPAHVLCVLVVNDTPAEEAARLARELDVDALQLHGPYTGTDFERAARVFPRLWRATSLKERPDTRVGALGEEVLLLDSPRAGSGARWDLSLLDGARPDGAWLLAGGLAPENVAEAIDRARPWGVDVSSGVESAPGVKDHDRVRAFVAAAKATGAATAAVTDPAVVTAPSEVTAPAAKAAGAED, encoded by the coding sequence CAGACGCGATCGGCCTGGTGATCAGCGGGACCAGCGTCCGCGGCCTGGACCGCGACGTGGCCGCGCGGCTCGCCGCCCACGCCCGCTCCCACACCCCCGCGCACGTGCTGTGCGTCCTCGTCGTCAACGACACGCCCGCCGAGGAGGCGGCCCGGCTCGCCCGCGAGCTGGACGTCGACGCCCTCCAGCTCCACGGCCCGTACACCGGGACCGACTTCGAGCGGGCCGCCCGCGTCTTCCCGCGCCTGTGGCGGGCCACCTCCCTGAAGGAGCGCCCCGACACCCGCGTCGGCGCCCTCGGCGAGGAGGTCCTCCTGCTCGACTCGCCCCGCGCCGGCTCCGGCGCCCGCTGGGACCTGTCCCTCCTGGACGGCGCCCGCCCCGACGGCGCCTGGCTCCTGGCGGGCGGGCTGGCCCCCGAGAACGTCGCCGAGGCGATCGACCGGGCCCGGCCCTGGGGCGTCGACGTCTCCAGCGGCGTCGAGTCCGCGCCCGGGGTCAAGGACCACGACCGCGTCCGCGCCTTCGTCGCCGCGGCGAAGGCGACCGGGGCCGCGACGGCCGCGGTGACGGATCCGGCCGTGGTGACGGCTCCGTCCGAGGTGACGGCTCCCGCGGCGAAGGCGGCCGGCGCGGAGGACTGA